The following DNA comes from uncultured Methanobrevibacter sp..
CTCATGGACTTCATACTAAAAGGGATATACCTGAATTATTAGGTATTGAAAGCGATTTTGATGAAGAATCAGTATCCGGCGGTCATCATCACCACCATCACGGACATGGCCACGACCACGGACATCATCATCACCACCATCATGACCATGATGAAGAGACATTTGAATTTGATGGTGAAATCGTATTGACAGACCCATTAGGCATCGATACACGTTTATACGAAATAATTAAAGACAGAGTTTCAGATAATTTATAGTTCTGAAACATTTTTTTACTTTTTTTTCTTAAGATTTATTTATATTGAAATAAATATTAATATTCATGTCCCTAAAAGTCTCTGATATCGGTGAAAAGGAACTCGTTAGATACATTATTGCTAATTCAAGATGTATTACTCCGGATGACACTGCAATAACTGCTTTTAATAATACTAATTTGATTTCAACATGTGACATGCTGATTCAATCAAGGCACTTTCCTGAAAACATGTCCTATTATGATATGGGTTTTAAAGCCGTTACTGTTAATGTAAGTGACCTTGCAGCAATGGGAGCTGAACCGTTGGGTTTTTTACTGGCAATTGCTCTTCCCAAAGATTTGGACATAGATTCATTTAAGGAAATTCTTGAAGGAGTTTTGAAAGCTTGCGATTATTATGAAATCCCTTTAATTGGTGGGGATACTAATGAATCTTCGGAAATTATCATTACAGGCACGGCATTAGGATTGACTGAAAAGCCGATAATGAAAGATACTTATCAAAAAGGTGATTTGATAGCCGTAACCGGTGATATTGGATTAGCCGCATTGGGTTTTGAATTAAGTGATTTAGACAATATCTATCCTAAACATGCTCTAAAACCAAAAGCCAAAATAAAAGAAGGGATAATTCTTAAAGATTTTGCAACTTCGGCAACCGATATTACTGATGGGCTTGCAAGTGAACTATATGAGATTAAAAAGGATAATTATGGATTTATGATTTATGAGGAAATGTTGGGCATTTCCGATGAATATAAAAGATTGGCAGACAATTTAAATCTGGATTACCTTGATTTGATATTGCATGTCGGCGAGGATTTTGAATTGCTTTTTACCATATCAAAAGATAATATCGAAAAATTGCCGTTTGACTATAAAGTAATTGGTGAAGTAACAGATTCTGATGTAGTTGAACTCACTTTGGAAAATGGATTTGTTGAAAGAATAGAAAATAGAGGTTATGAGCATTATGTTAGTGAGTAATGATTTATTTAAAAAAAGTTCAAAAACACAAAAGATTCGTTGTGAGATTTGTGCCAACTACTGTAAGATATCTGATGGTAATGTTGGAATCTGTAGACAACATAAAAACATTAACGGAGAGCTATTTGATGAATCATATGGAATTGTTTCATCGTTAAGTCCTGATCCTGTTGAAAAAAAGCCTTTGAATCAATTTTTACCTGGCACATTTACCTACTCGATTGGAGGTTTTGGGTGTAACATGACATGTTTGCATTGCCAGAACTATATGATATCTCAGGAATATGATAAAAATTCAAGGGGTATTAAAATAACACCAGAGGCAATTGTGGAAAACGCACTTAATTATAATTGTAAGTCAATTGCTTGGACCTATAATGAACCTACGATACACTTACCTTTCTCCAAGAAAACTTCACTGCTTGCAAGGCAAAAAAACTTGAAGGTAATCTATGTAAGCAACGGGTATTATTCTGGAAAGTCACTTGAAGAGGTTTTGACATTTGTCGATGCATTCAATATAGACTTGAAATCCATGTCCAGTGATTTTTACAAAAAGGTCTGTGGTGCAGACTTGGACGTCGTTTTAGATAATTTAAGAAGAATATATCTGGAAGGTAAACACTTGGAAATCACCAATTTAATAATTAATGATTATAATGACTCAATCGATGAAATTACCCAGCTATGTGATTTTGTAGTCAGTGAACTTGGTCCCGAAGTCCCACTTCATTTTTCAAGGGCTTTTCCTTATTATAAAATGAATGATATTTCACCTACAAGGCCGGAGATTTTGTATAAAGCAAAAGAAATTGCACAGGAAAAAGGAATTGAAAATGTTTATTTGGGTAATATTTAAGTTTTTTTTTAAAAAAAGTAAAATTAAAAGTTAGTTTATTCTCCAAAACTAACTCTTTCGAATTTTTCTATTGTTTTAAGTGATTTTGTTGCGTCAACACCGATTTTGGTAGTTGTTCCATCACTTTCAGCTACAGGATCCAAAGAGGAACCGCGCACGTTCGGAACGATCATGATGTCACGGTCACCTTTAACACGTGTAGCTATTGCATATTCAACATCTTCAGCATCAAATATGTTCACGTCAGTATCCACTGCAACGCAATGTTTTAGTGAAGGGTGTGCAGATAATGCAGCCATAATAGCATTTTTACCGTCACCTTCAGTCTGCTTGTTGATGGATACTACGGCATGCAACCAGCAGCAGCCTCCTTCAGTCAAGACAACATTTTCAACTGTAGGAACAGCATTTTTAACTGCTTTATATATTCTTGGCTCTTGTGGAAGGCCTTGCAACAATTTATGCTCAAATCCTGCAGGGATAATTGCATGATAGCAAGGATTGTCTTTTTTAATATGCATTTTTTCCAGATTGATTATTGGCTGGTCACGGATAATGTCATAAGTATCGGTCAAGTCTACAAATGGACCTTCAGCAACGGTTTCGGTTACTGATATTTTACCCTCTAAGATAATGTCAGCTTGGGGAACTTCCAAGTCTCCACATTTGATTAATTCAAGTTCACCATCCTTAAATGCATTGGCCACTTCCATTTCGTTGTAGTCAATTGGTATTGAAGTGGTACTTGCAAGCAAAATTGCAGGATCCATTCCAATTGCTATTGCAATATCCAAATCTTTTCCCGCTTTTTGAGCATTTTGGAAGTAAGTGTAGAGGTTTCTAGGCACGATTCTAATGACTAGCCTTTTGTTGTCAAGCACCATCATACGGTGGATTGAAGCATTTTGAATTCCTGTTTCAGGGTCACGTGCAAATACAACACCTGCAGTGATATATGCTCCTCCATCACGTTTGTAATGAGTTAAAATAGGAATTTTATCCAAATTTACATCTAAATTATCATATTCTGAGAAGTCTGTAAATTTATCTACCTTAATTGGTTTTTCCATGGCTTCGATAATTTTTTCAGTAATTTCAGATACTTCACAATTAATTGATTTGGCTATTTTATCTCTGGTATTACAAATTCCTGTAATAACAGGCATATCATATCCTTTGACATTTTTTACTATGACTGTATCTTTAGGATATTGTCTTAATACTTTTGAAACTTCAAATTCACTGGAAAGTTCATCTGTAATTTCAATAATGTTGTCTCCTTCAAGTTTCATGTTATCACTATAAGTTAATTTTTTTGTCTTTTAATTTTCCTAAAAGTTCTGTAATATATGGATTGTCAATAGCAAGAATTTCACCTGCAAGGACTGCTGCGTTTTTACCGTTGTTAATTCCAACAGTTGCAACAGGAACTCCCGGAGGCATACTTACAGTTGTAAGCATATAATCTTTATTATTTTCATTAGTACATGGAACTCCAATAACCGGCCTGTCTGTCAGTCCCACTAGTCCTCCTGTTACCTGTGAGGAGGTTGAACTTATTCCAATGAAAATTTTTGCATTTTTCATGCATTTGACATAATTTGTGAATTTTTTAGTGGATCTTATCGGACAGACTACTTTAATATCATGCTTGATTTTAAGTCGGTCTAATATGGTTCCAACTTTTTTTGCAGTTCCAACATCGGTTTGCCTTCCAGCAATAATTACGACTTCAGCGTCCTGATTTTTTATACATGCGTTAGTGGTTTCATCTATTTCAACATCGTTGATTTCAAGGTTTTTAATTCTTAAAAAATCATTTTGAAGATACTTTCTTTCAATCTTTTGAACAATATCTTCATTGCTCTGCTTGACTTTTTCAGCATAATCCTTTCTTAACTCTATTACCTTTTGGCGAACCTCTTCATCATGAAGTCCGATATACTGAGCAGCTAAAATTGCGGCATTGTCTCCTCTATCGATTCCAACAGTTGAAATAGGAGAAGGATAAGGCATTTGAACAATGGATTCGAGCGCATCTATTCCATTGGTTTTAACATCCACTGGAACTCCTATAACAGGTCTTGGTGTATAGGCGGCTATTGAACCCGGTAAATGCGCTGCCAAACCGGCAATACCAATAAATACTTCAATTCCTGCATCAGTACCCTGACTAACAATTTCTCTAACTAGGTTAGGTGTTCTGTGGGCTGAAGCTATTTTCAAGCTATATGGTATTTCAAGCTTATCTAAAATATCCATACTTTTTTCAGCAATAGCAATGTCTGACCCACTTCCAAGAATAATCATTATTTTTGGTGTCATTCAAAAATCCCTTCTAAAATAAAAATTTATTTATGTATTATAATATTGTCTTTTAAATATTTAAATTATCATTGATAGGTTAATCCTTTTTCTTTTAATATCTACATCCAGAACTTTAACATCAACTATATCTCCAACACTAACAATATCTAACGGGTGCTTTACATATTTATCAGCTACCAATTGTGATATATGAACCAATCCGTCCTGATGGACTCCAATATCTACAAACGCTCCAAAATCAACAATGTTTCTAACAGTTCCCTGAGTTATCATTCCTATCTCCAAATCTTCAAGTGTCAATACATTTTTTCTAAGAATAGGTTTTGGCATGTCCTCACGAGGATCCCTGCCGGGCTTTTTAAGTTCGCTTATAATGTCCTTTAATGTTTCCATTCCAATGTCCAATTCTTCTGAAATTTCTTTTAAGTCAACTTTGTCAAATTTTAAGGATTTTGAGCCGATATCGCTTGTGGAATAGTTTAATTTTTTCAATAGCTTAAAAGTGGCGTCATAGGATTCAGGATGTATTGTGGTATTGTCCAATGGGTACTCTGGATTGTCTATTTTTACAAACCCGGCACACTGTTCGTAAGTTTTTTTACCAAGTTTTTTAACATTCAATAATTCTTTCCTGTTTTCAAAGCTTCCGTTTTCTTCCCTATAGCTAATAATATTTTTGGCGGTTGTATTGCCGATTCCGGATACATAATTAAGTAAACTTACAGAAGCGGTATTCAGGTCGACTCCAACTTCATTCACTACCTTTTCCACAACACCGCTCAGGGATTCTGACAATTGCTTTTGGTTCATGTCATGCTGATACTGACCTACACCGATTGATTTCGGATCAATTTTAACAAGTTCAGCCAGCGGGTCTTGAAGTCTTCTTGCAATTGAAACGGCACTGCGTTCCCCTTCTGAAAATTTAGGAAATTCCTCATCAGCCAATTTTGATGCAGAATATACGGAAGCTCCGGCTTCATTAACAATAATATATTCCACATTTGTTCCTTTGATAATGTCAGAAACAATTTGTTCGGATTCTCTTGAAGCTGTTCCATTTCCAATTGCTATCACGTTAATGTCATATTTGTCAATTAAATCACGAACGGT
Coding sequences within:
- the thiL gene encoding thiamine-phosphate kinase, with product MSLKVSDIGEKELVRYIIANSRCITPDDTAITAFNNTNLISTCDMLIQSRHFPENMSYYDMGFKAVTVNVSDLAAMGAEPLGFLLAIALPKDLDIDSFKEILEGVLKACDYYEIPLIGGDTNESSEIIITGTALGLTEKPIMKDTYQKGDLIAVTGDIGLAALGFELSDLDNIYPKHALKPKAKIKEGIILKDFATSATDITDGLASELYEIKKDNYGFMIYEEMLGISDEYKRLADNLNLDYLDLILHVGEDFELLFTISKDNIEKLPFDYKVIGEVTDSDVVELTLENGFVERIENRGYEHYVSE
- a CDS encoding UbiD family decarboxylase, which codes for MKLEGDNIIEITDELSSEFEVSKVLRQYPKDTVIVKNVKGYDMPVITGICNTRDKIAKSINCEVSEITEKIIEAMEKPIKVDKFTDFSEYDNLDVNLDKIPILTHYKRDGGAYITAGVVFARDPETGIQNASIHRMMVLDNKRLVIRIVPRNLYTYFQNAQKAGKDLDIAIAIGMDPAILLASTTSIPIDYNEMEVANAFKDGELELIKCGDLEVPQADIILEGKISVTETVAEGPFVDLTDTYDIIRDQPIINLEKMHIKKDNPCYHAIIPAGFEHKLLQGLPQEPRIYKAVKNAVPTVENVVLTEGGCCWLHAVVSINKQTEGDGKNAIMAALSAHPSLKHCVAVDTDVNIFDAEDVEYAIATRVKGDRDIMIVPNVRGSSLDPVAESDGTTTKIGVDATKSLKTIEKFERVSFGE
- the cfbA gene encoding sirohydrochlorin nickelochelatase, with protein sequence MMSDKKTGILLLSHGSRLDDGEEVIKAYKDMYAEEFPDMPVEYGFMEIRKPGIPETINKLTSENDLEKIIVVPVFVAHGLHTKRDIPELLGIESDFDEESVSGGHHHHHHGHGHDHGHHHHHHHDHDEETFEFDGEIVLTDPLGIDTRLYEIIKDRVSDNL
- the amrS gene encoding AmmeMemoRadiSam system radical SAM enzyme — encoded protein: MLVSNDLFKKSSKTQKIRCEICANYCKISDGNVGICRQHKNINGELFDESYGIVSSLSPDPVEKKPLNQFLPGTFTYSIGGFGCNMTCLHCQNYMISQEYDKNSRGIKITPEAIVENALNYNCKSIAWTYNEPTIHLPFSKKTSLLARQKNLKVIYVSNGYYSGKSLEEVLTFVDAFNIDLKSMSSDFYKKVCGADLDVVLDNLRRIYLEGKHLEITNLIINDYNDSIDEITQLCDFVVSELGPEVPLHFSRAFPYYKMNDISPTRPEILYKAKEIAQEKGIENVYLGNI
- the purE gene encoding 5-(carboxyamino)imidazole ribonucleotide mutase, with the protein product MTPKIMIILGSGSDIAIAEKSMDILDKLEIPYSLKIASAHRTPNLVREIVSQGTDAGIEVFIGIAGLAAHLPGSIAAYTPRPVIGVPVDVKTNGIDALESIVQMPYPSPISTVGIDRGDNAAILAAQYIGLHDEEVRQKVIELRKDYAEKVKQSNEDIVQKIERKYLQNDFLRIKNLEINDVEIDETTNACIKNQDAEVVIIAGRQTDVGTAKKVGTILDRLKIKHDIKVVCPIRSTKKFTNYVKCMKNAKIFIGISSTSSQVTGGLVGLTDRPVIGVPCTNENNKDYMLTTVSMPPGVPVATVGINNGKNAAVLAGEILAIDNPYITELLGKLKDKKINL